A single genomic interval of Theropithecus gelada isolate Dixy chromosome 16, Tgel_1.0, whole genome shotgun sequence harbors:
- the SMCR8 gene encoding guanine nucleotide exchange protein SMCR8 produces the protein MISAPDVVAFTKEEEYEEEPYNEPALPEEYSVPLFPFTNQGANPWSKLSGAKFSRDFILISEFSEQVGPQPLLTIPNDTKVFGTFDLNYFSLRIMSVDYQASFVGHPPGSAYPKLNFVEDSKVVLGDSKEGAFAYVHHLTLYDLEARGFVRPFCMAYISADQHKIMQQFQELSAEFSRASECLKTGNRKAFAGELEKKLKDLDYTRTVLHTETEIQKKANDKGFYSSQAIEKANELASVEKSIIEHQDLLKQIRSYPHRKLKGCDLCPGEMEHIQDQASQASTTSNPDESADTDLYTCRPTYTPKLIKAKSTKCFDKKLKTLEELCDTEYFTRTLTQLSHIEHMFRGDLCYLLTSQIDRALLKQQHITNFLFEDLVEVDDRMVEKQESMPSKPSQDRPPSRSLEECPIPKVLISVGSYKSSVESVLIKMEQELGDEEYKEVEVTELSSFDPQENLDYLDMDMKGSISSGESIEVLGTEKSTSVLSKSDSQASLTVPLSPQVVRSKAVSHRTISEDSIEVLSTCPSEALIPDDFKASYPSAINEEESYPDGNEGAIHFQASISPPELGETEEGSMENTPSQIDSCCIGKESDGQLVLPASPAHTHSDEDGVVSSPPQRHRQKDQGFRVDFSMENASPSSRDDSCEGFPAYELDPSHLLASRDISKTSLDNYSDTTSYVSSVASTSSDRIPSAYPAGLSSDRHKKRAGQNALKFIRQYPFAHPAIYSLLSGRTLVVLGEDEAIVRKLVTALAIFVPSYGCYAKPVKHWASSPLHIMDFQKWKLIGLQRVASPAGAGTLHALSRYSRYMSILDLDNKTLRCPLYRGTLVPRLADHRTQIKRGSTYYLHVQSMLTQLCSKAFLYTFCHHLHLPTHDKETEELLASRQASFLKLTLGLVNEDVRVVQYLAELLKLHYMQESPGTSHPMLRFDYVPSFLYKI, from the exons ATGATCAGCGCCCCTGACGTAGTGGCCTTCACTAAAGAGGAAGAATATGAGGAAGAGCCTTACAATGAGCCGGCCCTGCCTGAGGAGTACTCGGTGCCGCTCTTCCCCTTCACCAACCAGGGTGCTAACCCCTGGTCAAAACTGTCTGGGGCCAAGTTTTCGAGGGACTTCATTCTTATTTCCGAGTTCTCTGAGCAGGTGGGACCCCAACCGTTACTGACCATCCCCAATGACACCAAAGTTTTTGGCACTTTTGATCTCAATTACTTCTCCCTGCGTATCATGTCGGTGGATTATCAGGCTTCCTTCGTGGGCCATCCTCCTGGATCTGCCTACCCCAAGCTGAACTTCGTGGAGGACTCCAAGGTGGTGCTGGGAGATTCCAAGGAGGGAGCCTTTGCATACGTGCACCACCTTACCCTATACGACCTGGAGGCCCGTGGCTTTGTGAGGCCGTTTTGCATGGCTTATATCTCTGCAGACCAGCATAAAATCATGCAGCAGTTCCAGGAGCTTTCAGCCGAATTTTCCAGAGCTTCTGAGTGCTTGAAAACTGGCAACAGGAAAGCATTTGCTGGGGAACTTGAAAAAAAGCTGAAAGACTTGGATTACACCAGGACAGTGCTGCACACAGAAACGGAGATCCAGAAGAAAGCCAACGACAAAGGCTTTTACTCATCTCAGGCAATTGAGAAAGCCAATGAACTGGCCAGTGTGGAGAAGTCCATCATTGAACATCAAGACCTGCTGAAGCAGATCCGCTCATACCCTCATCGGAAGTTGAAGGGGTGTGATTTGTGTCCTGGTGAGATGGAGCACATCCAGGATCAGGCCAGCCAGGCATCCACTACCTCTAACCCTGATGAGTCTGCCGACACAGACCTTTACACCTGCAGACCAACCTACACCCCAAAACTTATCAAAGCAAAGTCCACCAAGTGTTTTGACAAGAAGTTGAAGACCTTAGAGGAGCTCTGTGACACTGAATATTTCACCCGGACCCTGACTCAGCTCAGCCACATTGAACACATGTTCAGAGGAGACCTGTGTTACCTCCTGACCAGTCAGATTGATAGAGCACTTCTAAAACAACAGCACATAACAAACTTTCTCTTTGAAGACTTGGTGGAGGTCGATGACAGGATGGTGGAGAAGCAAGAAAGCATGCCCTCTAAGCCCAGTCAAGACAGGCCGCCTTCCAGGTCTCTAGAAGAATGCCCAATTCCTAAAGTATTAATTAGTGTTGGTTCTTACAAGTCCAGTGTGGAGTCTGTGCTGATCAAGATGGAGCAGGAACTGGGAGATGAGGAGTACAAGGAAGTGGAGGTGACGGAGTTGAGCAGTTTTGACCCCCAGGAAAACTTGGACTACCTGGATATGGATATGAAAGGGAGTATCAGCAGTGGTGAAAGCATTGAAGTTTTGGGCACGGAGAAATCCACGTCTGTGCTTTCTAAGTCTGACAGCCAGGCCAGCCTCACGGTACCATTGAGCCCCCAGGTAGTCCGGAGCAAAGCAGTCAGTCACAGGACCATCAGCGAGGACAGTATTGAAGTCCTCAGTACCTGCCCCTCTGAGGCCCTCATCCCTGATGACTTTAAGGCCAGCTACCCAAGTGCCATTAATGAAGAAGAATCATATCCCGATGGCAATGAGGGAGCCATCCACTTCCAGGCAAGCATTAGTCCTCCGGAGCTGGGTGAGACGGAGGAGGGCAGCATGGAAAACACCCCATCACAAATAGACTCCTGCTGTATTGGGAAGGAGAGTGACGGTCAGCTGGTGCTGCCCGCCAGTCCAGCCCACACACACTCTGACGAGGATGGAGTGGTGAGCAGCCCCCCACAGCGCCACAGGCAGAAGGACCAGGGGTTCCGTGTAGACTTTTCAATGGAAAATGCCAGCCCTTCTTCCCGAGACGACAGTTGTGAAGGGTTTCCCGCTTATGAGCTGGACCCAAGCCACCTGCTGGCTAGCCGGGACATCagtaagaccagcctggataactaCTCAGACACCACCAGCTATGTGAGCAGTGTAGCTTCCACCAGCTCGGACAGGATCCCTTCTGCTTATCCTGCTGGCCTGTCTTCCGATAGGCATAAAAAGAGGGCTGGCCAGAACGCCTTAAAATTCATCCGCCAGTACCCCTTTGCCCACCCAGCCATCTACTCCCTGCTCAGCGGGAGGACACTCGTGGTCCTGGGGGAAGATGAGGCCATAGTCAGGAAGCTTGTGACTGCACTGGCTATCTTTGTCCCCAGCTATGGCTGCTACGCTAAGCCCGTGAAACATTGGGCCTCCTCCCCTTTGCACATTATGGATTTTCAGAAGTGGAAGCTTATTGGCTTGCAGAG AGTGGCCTCCCCTGCCGGTGCCGGTACCCTTCATGCCCTGAGTCGCTACAGCCGCTACATGAGCATCCTGGACCTTGACAACAAAACCCTGCGCTGCCCCCTTTACAGAGGCACCCTAGTGCCCCGCCTGGCAGACCACCGCACACAGATCAAGCGGGGCAGCACCTACTACCTGCATGTCCAGAGCATGCTCACTCAGCTCTGCTCCAAGGCCTTCCTCTACACCTTCTGCCACCACCTGCACCTGCCTACGCACGACAAGGAGACAGAGGAGCTGCTAGCCAGCCGCCAGGCGAGCTTCCTGAAGCTGACCCTGGGTCTGGTGAATGAGGATGTCAGGGTGGTCCAGTACCTGGCTGAGCTGCTGAAGCTGCACTACATGCAGGAATCTCCAGGGACCAGCCACCCCATGCTCAGGTTTGACTATGTCCCCAGCTTTTTGTATAAAATCTGA